The Dendropsophus ebraccatus isolate aDenEbr1 chromosome 10, aDenEbr1.pat, whole genome shotgun sequence genome has a segment encoding these proteins:
- the PTGES2 gene encoding prostaglandin E synthase 2 isoform X1, giving the protein MLRPSDSSNNMAPEGGLHLTLYQYKTCPFCSKVRAFLDYHQLPYEIVEVNPVLRKEIKFSSYRKVPILIAGVDSTLQMNDSSVIISAMKTFLVSRKSLEEIVTYYPGIQVTNDKGKEVTEYQNRYWLMLDEQETKQLYQSKESQKEEIKWRRWADEWLVHLISPNVYRTPGEALASFDYIVREGNFGSVEGIFAKYVGATAMFFIGKRLKSRHNLQDDVRQDLYKAANTWVAAVGKNRTFLGGSQPNLADLAVYGILRVMEGLQSFDDMMANTKIKPWYQRMTKAIQEHSNAQ; this is encoded by the exons ATGCTCCGCCCCTCAGACTCTTCAAATAACATG GCCCCGGAAGGAGGTCTCCATCTTACCCTTTACCAGTACAAGACAtgccccttctgcagtaaggtcCGCGCCTTCCTGGATTACCACCAGCTGCCCTATGAGATTGTGGAGGTGAATCCGGTCCTGCGGAAAGAGATCAAATTCTCCAGTTACAGAAAAGTCCCCATTCTCATAGCCGGTGTGGATTCCACTTTG CAAATGAACGACTCCTCAGTGATCATCAGCGCCATGAAAACTTTCCTGGTGTCCAG GAAAAGCCTGGAGGAGATTGTGACCTACTATCCGGGTATACAGGTGACAAATGACAAAGGGAAGGAGGTGACCGAGTACCAGAACAGATACTGGCTGATGCTGGACGAACAGGAGACAAAGCAGCTGTACCAATCCAAAGAGTCACAGAA GGAGGAAATTAAGTGGCGTCGGTGGGCAGATGAATGGCTGGTCCACCTCATCTCTCCTAATGTTTACCGCACACCCGGGGAGGCTCTGGCCTCATTCGACTACATAGTTCGAGAGGGGAACTTTGGCTCTGTGGAAGGCATCTTCGCCAAATACGTGGGCGCGACTGCCATGTTTTTCATTGGCAAGAGACTGAAGAGCAG GCACAACTTACAAGATGATGTCCGTCAGGATCTGTACAAGGCAGCCAATACATGGGTGGCAGCTGTGGGGAAGAATAGGACGTTCCTTGGTGGCTCGCAACCGAATCTGGCAGATCTG GCCGTATATGGGATCCTAAGAGTTATGGAAGGTCTGCAGTCATTTGATGATATGATGGCGAACACCAAGATCAAGCCCTGGTACCAGAGGATGACCAAAGCCATACAGGAGCACTCAAATGCACAATGA
- the BBLN gene encoding bublin coiled-coil protein, which produces MSGPNGDPQVPLGEASGEEDYAALDFMLDQISFCLDHLEEKNDHLHAQLQDLLESNRQARRDFQEQLSQSGRGDVPQQGEGL; this is translated from the exons ATGTCAGGACCGAATGGGGACCCGCAGGTTCCTCTGGGCGAAGCGTCCGGGGAGGAGG ATTACGCAGCCTTGGACTTCATGTTGGACCAGATCAGCTTCTGCCTGGATCACTTAGAGGAGAAGAATGATCACTTGCACGCTCAGCTTCAGGACCTACTGGAATCCAACCGGCAGGCACGACGCGACTTCCAGGAGCAGCTAAGCCAGAGTGGAAGGGGCGACGTGCCgcagcagggggaggggctgtga
- the PTGES2 gene encoding prostaglandin E synthase 2 isoform X2 — translation MAAHRVHELGAVAWRLAGQLGAGVGGPGVVVRGSLASSVRSFSRLPYSMSRVQAGSVPLGAQQSWLSCLSGSWRGYRSGWRWQEAGGGGRRMWGLVVAVGGVCGVYGSLQYSLGEQRAEEEVKAPEGGLHLTLYQYKTCPFCSKVRAFLDYHQLPYEIVEVNPVLRKEIKFSSYRKVPILIAGVDSTLQMNDSSVIISAMKTFLVSRKSLEEIVTYYPGIQVTNDKGKEVTEYQNRYWLMLDEQETKQLYQSKESQKEEIKWRRWADEWLVHLISPNVYRTPGEALASFDYIVREGNFGSVEGIFAKYVGATAMFFIGKRLKSRHNLQDDVRQDLYKAANTWVAAVGKNRTFLGGSQPNLADLAVYGILRVMEGLQSFDDMMANTKIKPWYQRMTKAIQEHSNAQ, via the exons ATGGCGGCTCACAGGGTTCATGAGCTGGGCGCTGTGGCATGGCGGCTGGCGGGGCAGTTGGGGGCCGGTGTGGGTGGCCCCGGGGTGGTGGTCAGGGGCTCATTAGCTTCTAGTGTCAGGAGTTTTAGCCGGCTTCCTTACTCAATGAGCCGAGTGCAGGCGGGGAGTGTGCCCTTGGGTGCTCAGCAGAGCTGGCTTAGCTGTCTGAGTGGCAGCTGGCGCGGGTACAGGAGTGGCTGGAGGTGGCaggaggcagggggtgggggcaggaggatgtgGGGCCTGGTGGTTGCTGTTGGGGGGGTATGTGGGGTGTATGGGAGCCTGCAGTATTCCCTGGGGGAGCAGCGGGCGGAGGAGGAGGTGAAG GCCCCGGAAGGAGGTCTCCATCTTACCCTTTACCAGTACAAGACAtgccccttctgcagtaaggtcCGCGCCTTCCTGGATTACCACCAGCTGCCCTATGAGATTGTGGAGGTGAATCCGGTCCTGCGGAAAGAGATCAAATTCTCCAGTTACAGAAAAGTCCCCATTCTCATAGCCGGTGTGGATTCCACTTTG CAAATGAACGACTCCTCAGTGATCATCAGCGCCATGAAAACTTTCCTGGTGTCCAG GAAAAGCCTGGAGGAGATTGTGACCTACTATCCGGGTATACAGGTGACAAATGACAAAGGGAAGGAGGTGACCGAGTACCAGAACAGATACTGGCTGATGCTGGACGAACAGGAGACAAAGCAGCTGTACCAATCCAAAGAGTCACAGAA GGAGGAAATTAAGTGGCGTCGGTGGGCAGATGAATGGCTGGTCCACCTCATCTCTCCTAATGTTTACCGCACACCCGGGGAGGCTCTGGCCTCATTCGACTACATAGTTCGAGAGGGGAACTTTGGCTCTGTGGAAGGCATCTTCGCCAAATACGTGGGCGCGACTGCCATGTTTTTCATTGGCAAGAGACTGAAGAGCAG GCACAACTTACAAGATGATGTCCGTCAGGATCTGTACAAGGCAGCCAATACATGGGTGGCAGCTGTGGGGAAGAATAGGACGTTCCTTGGTGGCTCGCAACCGAATCTGGCAGATCTG GCCGTATATGGGATCCTAAGAGTTATGGAAGGTCTGCAGTCATTTGATGATATGATGGCGAACACCAAGATCAAGCCCTGGTACCAGAGGATGACCAAAGCCATACAGGAGCACTCAAATGCACAATGA